In Setaria italica strain Yugu1 chromosome IX, Setaria_italica_v2.0, whole genome shotgun sequence, the genomic stretch CACGATTGGAAGGTTATCAATCTcttctctatctctatctcttcTTTACCtaatatctatctatctatctatccaTATCTATATCTGTACCTATTTATAAAGTGTGAACCGCTTCTCCCCACTTTTTTGGTTTGGTCCAATTTTAGTCATTGACGGGTAGGCCTAACAATAATAATTGATGGGTGGACCTAACAATTGTTTTATTGACCATGATGTGTGTCCCTCTCCGGTCTCAGTCTCCCCCGTCgcccccgcccgcgcccgcccatgGAGTCACAGGCCCGCGCTGCGCTCCGAAAACGCTTTGGGGGAGAGGCTCCGCGTGTGGGACCCTCCAGGCGGGTggggcgggggcgcgggggCTGCTTGCGGTGGCGGTCGAGGCGGGGTGGGGTCCGAGGCGGCCGGGGATTCGTCGGAGAGCGAGGGGAAGTTGAGGTcggagaaggagaagtcgccgtcCGGGTCGAGGAGGAGGTCCGCGTTGGGAAGCGGAGGAACGACTCCGAGTGGGCATGTCGGTGGTGCCCCCaggggacggcgccgccgccgcccgatgACGGCGCCGGTGCGGCCGGCAGCGGGAAGCGCGGGTCCATgtgggtcggcgacggcggctagGTCGTTAGCTAGCTCTCGCACcctgtggcggcggaggcgggctcGCGGCTGTCCGACACGTGGTCTCTTGTGAGGgtagagagagaagagggagagCAGTGGGTCGGGTTGGTGGGCGTGGCGTACGTGGGAGGAGTAGAAGGGTGGAGGATGTGGGGTTGCTGCCGCTGGCCACCGCGTAGTCCCCGATTCACTGAGGTGGCGAGCTCTGACACGGATCTCGAGGTTGACGGATGGTGGAAGCAGGCCTGGGTTGGGGCGGAGGGTGCGGGGAGCGTGGGGAATCTTGGCATGGAGTAAACGGTGTGGACGCAAGGTGGTGTCTGAGGGAGTTCGGATGGACTCGGTGTATGGGTCACAACGGCTTGGGCTAAGATCTCCTGCGCTGCCCTGACTGTGCCACCCTCCAGTCCAGCTCCCCGTCGCTCGCCGCCCCTCCACGTCCCGCGCCGCCCTCTAGTCCGGctccccatcgccgcccctCCGCGTCCTGCGCTGCCCCCCCTCTGAGCTGCGCCCGTGCCCGCCCAGGGAGTCGACCTCCCGATCCGCTGTAGTCTGTCCCCCTCCCCCGCACCGCACCACTTGGGCTCCCTCCCGGAGTTCGCCGCTGCCCCAGCTTCACTGCTCGAGCTGCGCCTGCGCCCGCCTAGGGAGTCGGCCTCCCACTCCGTCGCCGTATGTCCCCCTCCCCCGCACCGCACCACTCGGGCTCCCTCCCGGAGTTTGCCGCGAACGGACGGGGAATGTAGTGAAGGTTCACTCACCAGCGGTGGACGAAGGCTTGGGCGCGGGAGTGACGGATGCggtggaggagcaggagcaggtcgTGGAGACAGCAGATGCATCGGAGGGCGTAGGGATGGGCAGAGTTCAGTTCGTCTCGGCAAAGAATTGCAGCAGAGAAGGAGAATTGGGGGTGGGAGcgggaagaagagcagaggaggggaggggagggcacCCCGCCGCTTCCTTTCCCTGAGAGAATTGCAGCAGAGGGAACGGCGAAGAATGAGGAAGCTTCCCGGAGAAAAAGGTTCCAGGAGAGTTAATGGGCTGGGCTATGCATGTAGGATGTCCGGCAGCTGTGTGTGTGACCCAACCAAGCTGCAAGCCTATTTTGGGTGGACCGAGTGGGCTGGTATCGCCAGGTTTGGTAGGCTTAGTTGGGCCTATTGTTCCAGCGGTTTTATTCAACGTTGTGCTTCTGACTGAGCGTttcctgttctttttttttaaaaaacatgcTCTATAATTAATACTTTATTCAATTTTCACAGAAGTACTAATAGACATTTGTAAGAacttagaaaatataatatttgtaGCACCACCTGGTGGTAAATATAAAAGTCACGGTACCGTACTGCGAAGATATAAAATTATCCAATACCCGTAGTAACGCACGGGCAAGTCCatacattaattaattaatttgcaAACATCTAAATAGATTTTACTCTTAGTACTCTCAACTACAACCATTCCCATCCTCAACCTAATAAAACTCAACTATAGCTATTACTCTTCTATAAAACATATTAAAACATGATTAGCTACATATAGACCATATTATATAGTATGGTAATACCGGTAGCAATGCACGAACGTATTTGCTAGTACACacacctaatattaaagtgcggttatttcttccaaccgtcgtggttgttttgcaaaaaaagtccctcaacttttttgtAATCAACCGTAGTCCTTGGAATATGTCTTGACAATTTTGCAAAAAGAtcccaaactttactgcaatcGTGGACGCCGGGGTTGGGGCCACCCGCACCGGGGTTgagccgcccgcgccggccggccttgCTTGGGCTGTGCCGTCTGTCGCCGCCGTGGAGCTGGAGCCGGCTAGCCACCCGCACCGCTGCGCCGGCAGGCCTCGCCTGGTCTATGCCGTCTGTTCGTCGCTGTGGAGCTGGAGTCGGCCGGCCACCCGTGCCACTGGTGGCCATGctggccgcctccgccgtcggaGCCGGGGCCGGGGTGAACGCCGCGCCTACCGGCTTCACCGTGGGGTCGGGCCAAGGGAGCCACGCTGGTCGCCTTCGCCGCCAGGGCTGGGGCTGGGGTGGCTGCTgtgcctgccgcctccgccgccggtgtcGGGCCGAGGTGGCCGCACCGGCCGTCGGGGCTCCTTTGCGGGGGCGCACAGGAGAGgtaggagagaagagagagaggagatagggctaggagagagaggagagatgggagagaagagagaaagggaggagataaggttggCTGGTTAAGcacctcgcctcctccccacgACCGCGCCTCCCCgagtcctccatccgccgcctcTGTGCGCCGCCACGCCGAGCCGCCTCCGAGCGCCCAACGCTATCGCGGACCCTGACCGGTGTGGACCCTACCCGGCCTTCCCTCCATGCCAGCACAACAGGACGCTCTGCTatgccctgccgccgccaccgctgcaaACAACGGATCCATAGAGGAGCCATATGCACCCACGTGCGGCCCCAAGGAGCGGCGGAGGTGGGCAGCGCGCGATCCGGCCGATGGCGGTGGTGGGCAGCGCGCGATCCAGCCACCGGCAGCGACCATGGATGTCCTGGTCGACCTCCCAATCCACTCTTTGCAGACCTGCACTCGAGCCGAGCCATCGCCAACGTCCGAATTCGGGCGGCGTGATGTGGATCCGGTGGACGTGCCGGTGTGGGGGCAGCCATGGCATCCTCACCATTCAAGTTCTTCTCGGTGCTACTGGGAAGCTGAAGCAGCTGGCGGCATCATGAAGTAGCTGTCGTGGTGGGATAGGCGCTTCCTCTCCCGCTCGTCGCACCTCGCCATGGACGGGAGCTTTGCAAACAGGGCGCGTGGGGAGCAGGTCGTCACCGGGTGGCCTGCTTAAATCTCCTCCATCGCCGACGAGGCCATCGACGACCGTGATGGAAGGCCCGCCCAGGCGCCGGCGGTCATCTGCCCTGCATCGACCCGGCCACACTCACCACGCCTGAGGATATCCACTACACCGCCATGGAGCTTGCTAAGGCATCAGTGCAAGCAGGGTAGCAGGGCGCCGTCGCCTGTGTTTGCTGCTCTATGCTTGCCACCTATTGAAACAACCATGCTCACCACGACGAGGCAATTTTGCTGCCTGTTAATCTGGTCATTCTTGAGACACCCAAGGTGATTTGCTGTGCTTGATGCTCTGTTCTTCTAATGCTTGCACTTTAAGTGTTTGATGAAATGTCACTTCAAGCTGATAAATCATTCTTTCAGTCTATGCTGCTGATTGCCTTTGTTACCATATTTCTATGCTGTTGCCTTCTGTGCTAGAATAAGTGCTGAGGCATTTCAAAAAATCGTATCTGCTTCAAAGACAAGCTTTCAGATTTCTTCCAATAGTGGTCAGAGGCCCTAACAGATTTTGACTTGTGCAACCTATCTAGCTAGCTTCTTAAATTTCTCTCTGGAGTGTTTATTTTTTTACAAGGATCAATTTCTTGCTAACTATTCAAACCGGTTGAGCTTATCTATTTTGTTTAAGTATAATATCAGAGTATGAGGTTTGTAATCTTGTGATCCCTGGTTCAGATCTTTCAGTACTTCTTCTGAAGTCATACTTGATGCACATTCTAGCTGGGCTTGATTCCGTGAAACTTAATACTTACCATGGCTATAGGGGGAATTAGGACCGATAATGCTTAGCATGATTAATTCTAACAAAAACATTAATTGTATTGATACAACTGATATGCACTTCTGTGGTGTTGGGCTTGCTTTACTGTGTTGATCATATGTGATTTATCCTGCATAAAGACTAGGCTAAACATATATACAAGGTGAATGCAACTTTGAATGGTATAGTTTTCTCAATCCCTGCTATATATTCCTAggtgttatatatatatatatatatatatatatatatatatatatatatatatatctttgtTGATGATAGACTAGCCTTTTATATTCGTAGCTGACTCTTAAAGTCTATGGTGTATTGCATACTAGCATTCAACCTGCTCTGGTTATTTCTGTGCAGATTTATCAGGCGCTCAACCTTGCTCTTTTTTAGCCTAGCAATACTCTTAGATATAATGCTTGCATCTTTATCTGAAACGGGTTGTGCTCTAATCTTTGATCTAAAGTTTTTTTTCTGTTACCTACCTAAATCTGTCATTTTATTTACAatctcattattttttatataatccCTTCTCTTTTATTATACTATCTTCTCATGGCAAACGTGTTTCTTCTCTAAATTTATAATACATTTTTGGATTACTAAATGATCTTgaagttgtcaactacaaagtttaaaatctcatcgagctctacaattttgatataaagtttgtattcatctgAGAtcatatgcaaaagtttgtattaaaaaaatatagaatCATTCCTCTTTGTTTCTATTTACTTAGCCCAACAACGATTGCGCTGTCATCGTCATCATACATCCTGATGCCGTTCCCATCGTAGGTCGCCTTCTACCGCGGCAATGGGACTCCGAACGACGGTCACCACTCAGAGCTGTGCCCGCCCCCGCTACCGTCGAAACGCACGAGtccatgtgtgggtcccacgtaataaacagatgacatcaaaccacccacaaatATTTTCTGCTACTAGCAAAGAAAGGACTATTAGGGATAACacaccaacatattgtgaagcgaaaccaacatattaggaacatcgaataataacgtgagagcaagcaaggacccgtagcaacgtacgggcATTTATGTTAGTATATATATGAAGTGCGGTTGTTAATTCTAACTGTCgaggttgttttgcaaaaaaatttctcaactttttcgtaatcaacccgcagtttTTGGAGTTAGACTGGACATAGTTCTTGacgattttgaaaaaaaattccttTCTTCCTCGTATCGGTGGAAGTCAAGCGCCGGTGGCGTGCTTGGCTTGCGTCGAGGTCGTGAAACGGGAGGAGGATGTTGGCCGACTTGACGTCGAGTGGAGGATCTGCCGGTGGCAGATCGTGGTGAAGGTACGCAAGCGCTCTAGCGACATTGATGGCGATGTGCCGCCACGCCGGCCATGGCAggaggcgccgccgctcctcgccgttGAACAACCACCAGTCCAGCAACCCGTGCTCGAAGAACGGGTAGACCAGGTACTGGCTGCCGCTCCCGCGTAGGAGGTAGTAGCCGAGGAGGCGTACCAAGCTGCGGTGGTGCACGCTTGCGACGATGGAGACCTCTCTCAGGAAATCAGCCTCGCCGACGGGCTTGTCGCTGGTGATACGCTTGAAGGCGACCGCTGTGCCGTCGTCGAGGACGCGCGACTTTGGAAGACttcgccggagccgccgcgccCCACCAGCTAGGTTCCGAAGTCCCCGGTCACGGCTCGGATCTCGTCGTACGAGAACTTCCACGGCAGCTCCTCGATGTGGAACGTAGTCTGCTGCACCGTATTACTACACCATGTTTCTTCTTTCAGCACCGGCAGCTCAAGTGGCGCGTCGGCATCAACCTCAGCAGCTGCGCCACGAGAACGAAGCTTCCATATACAGTATACCGTTAGAGCCAGGAGATTGCAGGAGGACCTGATAGCTATGGTAGCATTGCCGCGCTTGGCACTGGCAGCTGAGAAAGAGCCTTCTCCTTCCGATTCGATTGGGTGAAAGTGCATAGGCAAGCAATGGCAGCGTAGCACACAGATTCAAGAGCGATCATAAGCAAGAAGAATCAAAATGAAAATAATAAAGACAACCAAGGGATGTGAAAGCCGCTTCACTACCTTGCACAAGGCAGAGGCACGGGCACAATACCACCCTCGATCTTGAGGAGCAACACCAACAGCCTGGCATGCCTGTGCACTCGAAAAAGAAGCAGTTACAGGATTGGTGGCTCAACTCTTCAACTAACAGTCTCAGATTTGAGGAGGACAATCACAAGAAACAAGTCTTTCTGATCCCTCCCAACGGGACAAACAACATCACATTATCACCCAAGTTTTGTACCATGTGAATTGGGACGTGTGATGCTTTTTTCCATCCGTACGTTGTACGGGCATATTTCCTAGTCAACTCTAAACTCTTGTTATTACGTTCTTGACTTGTTGCACTTGGATTTGAAGGGctgatgcaagtatgcaaccATTGGGTATAAGAACCTCATATTTAATTTGAGAGTCAAAATGGTATCCGTGTTGTTTCAGAGTGAAAGATTGAGACAGACTCGGTCGAACTAAACTGCTGCCAAGTTTCACACGTTTAGATTTGTTCGATCGATGTCAGCTAAAATCTGAAGGTGACAGGACAGTAGTTTTATATGTTGTTATCTGGTTGCCTTTCACAACGTGTTAGGCTCTATTTGGATCCAGGACTAAACTTTGACCGGCTAATGATCCAAACAGTGGGAAACAGTGGGACTAAAGgtgggctaaaaattagctaacctcccaactaaactttagtttatTAGACCTCTCAATCAAACAAAAATACCCTCCCACTAAAATCTTACCATTTTTTCTCCTACACCCTTAAGGATATAACGGACTTTTACCAATaaatgggctaaaaattagctccGGCTCCAAACAAGACAAGACTAATTTTAgccaactaaagtttagacgTTTAAACTTTAGTCAAGGCTAAATATTAGTTTTGCTCCATTCAAATAGGCCCTTATTGATATTGAATGATACCATGGTTGATTGGTTGTACCTTGATGATGTGGTGCTCTTGCTGATGTAATAAAACTATACACTTTCCAGGAAAGACAATTTCATGTACACTTTTGCTCAGAGTTGCCTTTGTTGAGCAGGTGGATTGTTTTTTACTTCTCGGTAGTGTGAACTAGTAGTACAGCAATGTGCGCTTATGCACCGGCTAGCAAATTTAAAACAAGTACTACAATTTAAAATCTATAAGACCCTGAACTGATTTAAATTGCTTATCTTCTCGCTAACTCTCTCTTTATTTGTTCATTTTCTAACATAACACTCATATGGTCATACAGATATGGATACTCTGTAATTATTTTCCCTATTCATAATTCCCCTCTTGCATCGCAGCTCCGTGGCTAAGTGTGTGTTAAATATGTGTTTTGGTAGAAACCTTATCTTGAGCTGACATGAGCTATTTCATCTCAGACCGATTAGCTTTTTACTATTAATAATGGCAGATGTGAATAGTTTTGGAgcacatacatgatacatggCTAATTTGGGCTAGTTTTTCATTACAGTTGGTGTTAATATAGAGACATGTTTATGaggttattttttataatgacacgTGAGTAATCTTAAATGCAAAATGAGATATTACTTTACTTTATATTTATATAATGGTAATGTTGGGTAGCCTAAGCAAAACTTGGACTGGGCCGGCAAAAAGCCCGATTTCTTTTGGGCCCAAAATCTCCACCCAAGCCCGCCCATTAACCCAACCGGGCCAACAAATTCAGGCCAATTCGGGCCGGGCTGCCCATCCTTTTTTATGTAAATGTAATTCATTTTATTATTCGGGTTGGGCTCGAGCACGCCTATTTTTTCGGGTCACGAAAATCAGCGCCACGCCCGGCCCTAAACGAGCATCAGGCCGGGCTTGGGCTGGGCCTATTTTGCTCAGGTctagtgggtaatttagatgtagATATTTTAGTTATTTCCATAATGGCTGGttaatttagatgcaaatttaaatgTTGGTTTAGTTTTTTTATAGCGATAGAGGTTGGTTATTTAGTAAAAATATTAAATCTAATATCTAACAATGATTGAGTCTACAAATGGAAGGACAGATTTTTTTTGGGGGAGTTTTTTAGATTTTGTCCTTTTTTCTATGTTCTTTGTTAAATATGCTATTTTTTCTATGTTACTCCTATATACTATTGTCAACCTTTGGTCTAAAGCAAATGTCAACATGCTGCGTCTCCGAAGCCAAATCTTAGCCCCTGCAAGTATGGGAAGTGGGAACCAGCCCACACCAACGCAAAAAGTAATCTGAATTTGGTGATTTATCTGGACCATCATCGCTTTATTAGCTAAAAAGTTAGTATCATTGAACAAGATATGAACGAAcagggccatcttcttcagcccCTGGTCGGCCCTTTTTTTCCGAGCTCATGTCCCAAACCGGGAACAAGTAACAACACTCTCAATCAATCGATAAATTGACTGAATCCAATGCTGTTCAGGTTATAATTAATGTTTGTATTTACATTTGCAAAACAAACATTGTTCCCGCCTGGCGCCTGCCGTCGCTATCTACCCTCCACTACGGTTACAGTCCAGCTGCTGGCGCTGTCAGACCGGCAGACCTTCACCTCCGGTTCCTCCTCGccattgtcgtcgtcgtcgtggtggTTCCTCCCCGTGCTGAACGCCGGCTCGCACGGCTCCGGCAGCGTGGGGGTCTCGCTGGCCAGCATCGTGGTCACCGCCGACATGGTCGGCCTGCGCTTCGGCTGCTCCTGCACGCACAGCAGCCCGATCTGGATGCACTTGAGCACCTCCAGTGCGTTCGACGTGTCCGCGATCGACGGGTCGATGAACTCCAAGCTCTCGCCGTCCCTCCACAGCCTCCACGCCTGCAAGAAAATGGAGACGAACCCTGCGATGACTTACTGCGATCCATGTCGATCACAACACGAAGCATCCTGTTGTGACTGCAGGAGTAAGTCACTAATGATACTCACATATCGCAGGAGGTTGAGGTCGAGCTCGGTGTGGTAGAACCCCCTGTTCTTCTTCCCGCTGACGATCTCGAGCACCAGCACGCCGAAGCTGAACACGTCGGACTTGGTGGAGAAGACCCCGTCCATGGCGTATTCAGGGGACATGTACCCACTGCAACCAGTCAAAATCACCAGGAGACGTAACGTAACTATCATGGTGTCTTGTATCGTGCGAGTAACGAGTAAATTGATGCAGCGTAGCCCCTGAGATATGAAAGAACTCACTATGTTCCGACCACTTTCTTGGTGTAAGCAGCGGTCTGGTCCGTCCCGAATATCCTCGCGACGCCGAAGTCGGAGATCTTCGGGTTCATGTCCTTGTCGAGCAAAATGTTGCTGGCCTTGAGATCCCTGTGGATTATCCTGAGCACCGAATCCTGGTGGAGGTACAGGATCCCACGCGCGATGCCGTTGATGATGTTGAACCGCTTCTCCCAGCACAGCATCGACTGCTTCTCTTCGTCTGGACAGCAGTTCAACAATCTCATGTCAGAACTAATTTCCATGGCTTAGGTCAGTGCATGCGGGAGCTCCTTCTTTTGTTCAAACGGTGGCAGCTAGATAGCGGCTTACCGAAGAGGAAGGTGTTGAGGCTCCGGTTGTGCATGTACTCGTAGACCAGCATCCTCTCGCACCCGTCGATGCAGCAGCCGAGAAGCCTGACGAGGTTCCTGTGCTGGAGCTTGGCGATCAGCTTGACCTCGTTCTTGAACTCCCGGAGCCCCTGCGTCGACCGCCGCGACAGCCTCTTCACCGCTATGTCCTGACCGTTGTCAAGCTTCCCCTGCAGAGCATGGCCGATTCGTAGTAGTAAGAATCACAAGAACAACGAAGATCATCAGGTATTCTATCTCTGCATTCAGGCTTGTCGAAACTGAAACTTGTGTTACCATGTAAACCGGGCCAAATCCGCCTTGCCCGATCTTGTTGTGGATCGAGAAGTTGTCGGTGGCAGCTTGGATCTTCTCCACATCGAAAGACGGGAGATCGCAATCCTTGTTGTTTCCCTGCTGGCCGTTATGCAGGGAGTCGTCCTGAGCGTCACTTGACGCAGCAATCTGGTTCCTCCGTCCGAAAGGCGTGCTCTGTGCGTTCCTTGAAGGTAGGGGAGTAGCTTCCTTCCTGCGCTTCTTGACCTTCATGACGCAGATGTAAAGCCCAACCAGTAGCAACACCAGTCCGACGACCGATGGGacgatgatctcgacgagcctCGCCGTTCTTGAATGAGTCTCTGCCGAGGAGGTGCTGAGAGCTGCAAAATTCAGAGAGTAGCAGTTTATTTGACATTCCAAAGGTATCCATTTGAAGCTGTCGATCGAGTTACTCGATATGGACCAAAGAAAAGGTACTATGGCCCtatttggtagggcttctccaAGTACTTCTCCACCGGTTTTTGGTGAAACCCTACCAAACGATTGGTTGGAAAATAGGTTCAGGAGAGAAACCCCTAAAATCCCGGTGACTGGAGCCGTTTGGtgggagaaaaaaaattgactcCCCACGACTTCTCCTCCTCGTTTCCCCACTTGCCCTTGTGAGGAGGGCCCGCGGGTGGAGCTGGCTGATGACGAGGACTGGAGGCACGGCAGGAGGCaggggcgggccggcggcgggaggcgtgGTGGCGCAGCGGCGGAAGGCCAGGAGCCGGAGGTGGGTGACGGAACCAGAGATGGCCGGAGGTAGAGGCGGCTGGCGAGGACcgtgggaggtgggggtgggCCGGCGATGGGAGATCgggaggcgtggcggcgggggccgggggtGAGGCGGGGGTGAGCCAACGGCGGGAGGCCGGGAGCCGAGGTGGCGTCTGAGTGCGGCAGAGGTGAGGCGGCAGGCatggaggagaaagagagaatGGATAAGATGAGAataaaagagaaggaaaaaaaagaattaagaagaaaagagggaaaaaagaaaaaaagagaagggtaTTATGGCACCGCACATTTTTATTCATGTTACACAGCTAGAAGAAATcattttgccaaacgtttttccATCCAGACAAGCCGAAGTCAAAAAACCTGCTTCACCAAAGAAGCCACACCCGCAACCGTTTCAGCCACAGCCGCAGCCCTGCCAAATGAGCCCTATATTTAATCTAAACTTCTTGACTGTTAACAGCGAAGTACGGAAAAGGACTGGTCTTTGGTAGCCTGAATTAAGAAACGTTAGtgcttgccttttttttttcacaatagTGAGCAACTGAGCATCACTGTCGACTGTCGTTAGACCTAACAGCAGTTGCTCAATTAACATCCAAATTAACAAATAGGTTGGGGCTTTGACTTTTGACTTTTGACCTTTACCTTGCAGGTTTTCAGCAAGTGAGAAAACACCGGGAGATAACTTTGAACAATATGGCAACAAACGCGTACTCGTTTTGCACCTCAACTGTTTGACTTGGTACGCTCAGGTTCGTTCATCCCCTCTATCCTCTCCTAACCGTAAGATAAGTGTGCGCGACAGGTATGAACTCTACGATCAAGTTCTTGCACAATCTGACTAAAGTTTGCTGTCACCATGACGGCACAAAACAAAGTAAACGAGGAGGAAAACAAGGAGAAAAATTGGCCGCATGCAGAATGCATGTACATACAAAGAGGTCAATCAATACTAATGAATATCACAAAACAAAGTCACGTTGCATGCGTTCTAAATTTCTGATGCAATTAAATGAGCAACTTGGAGAAAGAAATGCCAACAAACTATCTTTTCATTTCTTAAGCAAAAGAAAATGTGGACACAAACAACGGCGTCAAACTTGTCATCAATTCGAAGTGAACTGGTGTCATGGAAGGGGAAAAAATGTACTGCAGCACGTAAATGaatcgaagaagaagaagaagaagctcaaGAACTGAACCGGAACTCACGTAGATCGGAGGCGGCGAGCCGGACGAAGAGATTCTGCCCGCCATTGCCGAACTGCCTCATGTCCAGCAGATCGCCTGTCCACATGAAGCATCCCGTGCCGGGCCCCGAGCTGCTGACGTTGGCGCTGGCGTAGGCCCGGCAGCCGCAGTTCCCGAGGCAGGCCTGGCGGCACTCGTCGAGGCCGAGGGACATGTCCACGGTGGCGTTGGCCGACTCCGGCAGCTTCATGTTGGTGAGCGTGGCGaatccgtcgccgtcgccggtgcaGTTGAGCTCGGTCCGGCGCCTGCAGCCGCCGGAGCCGTCCCGGAGCGCCCACTCGGCGGGGAAGCGCGGGTCGAACCCCGGCGCGCAGCCGCAGATCGGGGAGCGCTCGACGCTGCAGACGCCGTAGGGCCCGCAGGCGCGGTAGCCGTCACACTCATCGAGCGGGTAGGACCAGAAGAGGCTCCAGGACTGCGTCATGTCGATCCACATGAGCCGCTGGATCTGGCCAGAGGAGTTGACGACGAAGCGCGTGAGCACGGTGGCGTTGTCGAGGACGTCGTAGCTGTAGAAGGCCTCCTCGCCGGGCGCGGAGACGAAGCGGAAGGTGAGGAGGCTGTTGGACTTGAGGTTGGGCACGCCGGTGAACTGGAAGCCGTTCCAGGGCCCGCTGCCGTAGG encodes the following:
- the LOC101778641 gene encoding receptor-like serine/threonine-protein kinase SD1-8, translating into MQLYFKKKKKKYATACRPGSRPLGRTSQPPPRKREKRACRAATTLPRPSPPRPPASRHRRGHEPSPSPPQRTPNERERGVAELRHFRAPTNDHFKPSHTAAAGRSRSRSRSRTPPPLVINSATTSAIGQHRQTGGTMQRCPRRSVPLLPRLGAVLLLLLLLLLAPAPAASAAPGTSTTDTVTPAAPLAGDRTLVSAGRGKFVLGFFAPDPDEAGTTYLGIWFNNIPVRTVVWVANRESPVTGSPAGAALRILANGSLAIVDDNNSDDSVVWATPPPPVSSSLSPGALSNATAQLLDNGNLVLRVPGAGVVWQSFDHPTDTLLPGMKLGIDFRTGLDRRMNSWRGAGDPSPGEYTFRLDPRGSPELFLYRRSARTYGSGPWNGFQFTGVPNLKSNSLLTFRFVSAPGEEAFYSYDVLDNATVLTRFVVNSSGQIQRLMWIDMTQSWSLFWSYPLDECDGYRACGPYGVCSVERSPICGCAPGFDPRFPAEWALRDGSGGCRRRTELNCTGDGDGFATLTNMKLPESANATVDMSLGLDECRQACLGNCGCRAYASANVSSSGPGTGCFMWTGDLLDMRQFGNGGQNLFVRLAASDLPLSTSSAETHSRTARLVEIIVPSVVGLVLLLVGLYICVMKVKKRRKEATPLPSRNAQSTPFGRRNQIAASSDAQDDSLHNGQQGNNKDCDLPSFDVEKIQAATDNFSIHNKIGQGGFGPVYMGKLDNGQDIAVKRLSRRSTQGLREFKNEVKLIAKLQHRNLVRLLGCCIDGCERMLVYEYMHNRSLNTFLFDEEKQSMLCWEKRFNIINGIARGILYLHQDSVLRIIHRDLKASNILLDKDMNPKISDFGVARIFGTDQTAAYTKKVVGTYGYMSPEYAMDGVFSTKSDVFSFGVLVLEIVSGKKNRGFYHTELDLNLLRYAWRLWRDGESLEFIDPSIADTSNALEVLKCIQIGLLCVQEQPKRRPTMSAVTTMLASETPTLPEPCEPAFSTGRNHHDDDDNGEEEPEVKVCRSDSASSWTVTVVEGR